The following proteins are encoded in a genomic region of Hymenobacter siberiensis:
- a CDS encoding Ig-like domain-containing protein — translation MSVRAELLALLALVALLESCAAVAPPLGGPRDRTPPRRISSSPDSAARNVKQQFVRLNFSEAVITKELSKNLLITPQLPEDNPYKLREDRNSITLLFDKPLDANTTYSFNFREAVVDITEALPAKNAYLTFSTGAALDSGKVRGTLTDVLTARPVEGSSIGLYREGDTLGVRKGRPYYTVLTDKAGKFSLNFLKAGTYKIYAVADKNNNGRYDEGEKIAYLPAPITIAGSTGQEIALVLTQPDKRPPLVSSRTPSPTQIRLSMSEGLRTATLAPLDSQAPPAAVAEAIQLADRGRSVVLFKTPEVGDGRYVLTATDSTGNVGHDTLQIKFPVPAAAKKAPAPSLYTVEGGARAVYPQGQIKFQFSVPVRMAKDRPFGTLVEDSVKRRPLRLPADGQLSPDRTELVVRFNSKAKKRLEILLDSTAITAITAQNLRLKPLRLGISEQDVSTSLSGTITTSEKSFELQLLDEKFQVVASLLSPKGTYLFSDMAPGTYRLRVLIDTDGDGRWRGGDPNLLLVPEPVYLDPKPQQVRAGFDIVEPLKF, via the coding sequence ATGTCCGTTCGCGCTGAATTGCTGGCTTTGCTGGCGCTGGTTGCCCTGCTTGAAAGCTGCGCCGCCGTGGCCCCGCCCCTGGGCGGCCCGCGCGACCGCACCCCACCGCGCCGCATCAGCAGCTCGCCCGACAGCGCGGCCCGCAACGTGAAGCAGCAGTTTGTGCGGCTCAATTTCTCGGAGGCCGTCATCACCAAGGAGCTGAGCAAAAACCTGCTCATCACGCCCCAGCTGCCCGAAGACAACCCCTACAAGCTGCGCGAAGACCGTAATTCCATCACGCTGCTTTTTGATAAGCCGCTTGATGCCAACACCACCTACAGCTTCAATTTCCGGGAGGCCGTGGTGGATATCACCGAGGCGCTGCCGGCCAAAAATGCCTACCTCACCTTCAGCACCGGGGCCGCGCTCGACTCGGGCAAGGTGCGTGGCACGCTCACCGATGTGCTCACGGCCCGGCCCGTGGAGGGCTCCAGCATTGGCCTGTACCGCGAAGGCGACACGCTGGGCGTGCGCAAGGGCCGCCCGTACTACACCGTGCTCACCGACAAAGCCGGCAAGTTCAGCCTGAATTTTCTGAAAGCCGGCACCTACAAAATCTACGCCGTGGCCGACAAGAACAACAACGGCCGCTACGACGAAGGCGAGAAGATTGCCTACCTGCCCGCGCCCATCACTATTGCGGGCAGCACCGGCCAGGAGATTGCGCTTGTGCTCACGCAGCCCGATAAGCGCCCCCCGCTGGTCAGTTCGCGCACGCCCAGCCCCACCCAGATTCGCCTCAGCATGAGCGAAGGCCTGCGCACGGCCACGCTGGCTCCCCTGGATAGCCAGGCCCCTCCCGCCGCCGTAGCTGAAGCCATTCAGCTGGCCGACCGGGGCCGTTCGGTGGTGCTTTTCAAAACCCCCGAGGTGGGCGATGGCCGCTACGTGCTCACCGCCACCGACAGTACCGGCAATGTGGGCCACGACACGCTGCAAATCAAGTTTCCGGTGCCGGCCGCTGCCAAAAAAGCGCCCGCCCCGTCGCTCTACACCGTGGAGGGCGGCGCCCGCGCCGTGTACCCCCAGGGCCAGATAAAATTCCAGTTCTCCGTGCCCGTACGCATGGCCAAAGACCGGCCCTTTGGCACCCTGGTGGAGGACTCGGTGAAGCGTCGCCCCCTGCGCCTGCCCGCCGACGGCCAGCTCAGCCCCGACCGTACCGAACTGGTGGTGCGCTTCAACTCCAAGGCCAAAAAGCGCCTCGAAATCCTGCTCGACAGCACCGCCATCACCGCCATCACCGCCCAGAACCTGCGCCTGAAACCCTTACGCCTCGGCATCAGCGAGCAGGATGTATCTACCAGCCTTTCGGGCACCATCACGACCAGCGAAAAGAGCTTTGAGCTGCAGCTGCTCGATGAGAAGTTCCAGGTGGTGGCCAGCCTGCTCTCGCCCAAGGGCACCTACCTGTTCTCGGATATGGCTCCCGGCACCTACCGCCTGCGCGTGCTCATCGACACCGACGGCGACGGCCGCTGGCGCGGCGGCGACCCCAACCTGCTGCTGGTACCCGAGCCGGTGTACCTCGACCCCAAGCCCCAGCAGGTGCGGGCCGGCTTCGACATCGTGGAGCCGTTGAAATTTTAG
- a CDS encoding DUF4385 domain-containing protein, with protein MPFDYTLDFHSVDFRQHPELYRVGRGEQGVLLVQPYKAEILPHWRFKDVAAARESSETIYGLFEAYLKAHDFVGADMARKFIQMGFTRARRYANHAGGKKYVGPVPADKKARAAPTAGPNCPIIPIPMWIK; from the coding sequence ATGCCGTTCGATTACACGCTCGATTTTCATTCCGTTGATTTCCGCCAGCACCCCGAACTTTACCGCGTGGGCCGGGGCGAGCAGGGTGTGCTGCTGGTACAGCCCTACAAGGCCGAAATTCTGCCCCACTGGCGCTTCAAAGACGTGGCGGCGGCCCGTGAGTCGTCCGAAACGATTTACGGCCTGTTTGAGGCTTATTTGAAGGCCCACGACTTTGTGGGAGCCGACATGGCCCGCAAATTCATCCAGATGGGTTTCACCCGGGCCCGGCGCTATGCCAACCACGCCGGCGGCAAGAAATACGTCGGCCCCGTACCCGCCGACAAAAAAGCCAGAGCGGCGCCCACGGCCGGGCCGAATTGCCCCATAATCCCCATCCCGATGTGGATAAAGTAG
- a CDS encoding inorganic phosphate transporter, producing the protein MFGLEPHVLLLLGVCLLAACAFEFVNGFHDTANAVATVIYTNALRPWVAVVWSAFWNFIGVFAGGIGVAMGIVYLLPVESLVDANVYHGIAMVGALILAAIIWNVGTWYYGIPASSSHALIGSILGVGIAFSLLPESRGTAVNWSKAGETGIALLVGPLLGFALTIGMMFLFKRFAPSKAIFKEPHKRKPPPIWIRLLLITTCTLVSFFHGSNDGQKGVGLVMLILIGIVPFRFALDESKNPLDLRESLGKVEYVISRVNRAELSPTDQKSLVEIQEKTADLDRIFAGKTDIKQLPQQTRFEIRRDVLLLTNRAKKLLGSEKVSLSTADRKSYEDASKEMKTFTDYAPWWVLLMVSLSLACGTMIGWQRIVKTIGERIGKEHLSYAQGASSELVAALMIGSSTWLNLPSSTTHVLTSSIAGSMVASRGVKNINPGMVRNIALAWVLTLPVTMVLSGLLFLLFRAVLG; encoded by the coding sequence ATGTTTGGTTTAGAACCCCACGTGCTGCTGCTTCTCGGCGTGTGCCTGCTGGCCGCCTGCGCGTTCGAGTTCGTGAATGGCTTCCACGACACGGCCAACGCCGTGGCTACCGTTATCTATACCAACGCGTTGCGGCCCTGGGTCGCCGTGGTCTGGTCGGCTTTCTGGAACTTCATCGGCGTGTTTGCCGGCGGCATTGGCGTGGCCATGGGCATTGTGTACCTGCTGCCCGTCGAAAGCCTGGTTGATGCCAACGTGTACCACGGCATTGCCATGGTGGGCGCGCTCATCCTGGCCGCCATTATCTGGAACGTGGGTACCTGGTACTACGGAATTCCGGCTTCCAGCTCGCACGCGCTTATCGGCTCCATTCTGGGCGTGGGCATTGCGTTTTCGCTGCTGCCCGAGTCGCGCGGCACGGCCGTAAACTGGTCCAAAGCCGGCGAAACGGGCATTGCTCTGCTGGTGGGCCCGCTGCTGGGCTTTGCGCTCACCATCGGCATGATGTTCCTGTTCAAGCGCTTTGCGCCCAGCAAGGCCATCTTCAAGGAGCCACACAAGCGCAAGCCCCCGCCCATCTGGATTCGCCTGCTGCTCATCACCACCTGCACGCTGGTAAGCTTCTTCCACGGCTCCAACGACGGGCAGAAGGGCGTGGGCCTGGTCATGCTGATTCTGATTGGCATCGTGCCCTTCCGCTTCGCCCTCGACGAAAGCAAAAACCCCCTCGACCTGCGCGAGTCGCTGGGCAAGGTGGAGTACGTTATCAGCCGCGTAAACCGCGCCGAGCTGAGCCCCACCGACCAGAAAAGCCTGGTCGAGATTCAGGAGAAAACGGCCGACCTCGACCGCATTTTTGCTGGCAAAACCGACATCAAGCAGCTGCCCCAGCAAACGCGCTTCGAAATCCGTCGCGACGTGCTACTGCTCACCAACCGCGCCAAAAAACTCCTCGGCTCCGAGAAGGTAAGCCTGAGCACGGCCGACCGCAAAAGCTACGAAGATGCCTCCAAAGAGATGAAAACCTTCACCGACTACGCCCCCTGGTGGGTGCTGCTGATGGTGAGCCTTTCGCTGGCCTGCGGCACCATGATTGGCTGGCAGCGCATCGTAAAAACCATTGGCGAGCGCATCGGCAAGGAGCACCTGAGCTATGCCCAGGGCGCCTCTTCGGAACTGGTGGCCGCCCTCATGATTGGCTCCTCCACCTGGCTCAATCTGCCCTCGTCGACTACGCACGTGCTCACTTCGAGCATCGCGGGCAGCATGGTGGCCAGCCGCGGCGTGAAGAACATCAACCCCGGCATGGTGCGCAACATTGCCCTGGCCTGGGTGCTCACCCTGCCGGTTACCATGGTGCTCTCGGGCCTGCTCTTTCTGCTATTCCGCGCAGTGCTGGGTTAA
- a CDS encoding glycine--tRNA ligase produces the protein MNPAIETTQLKDIVAHAKEYGFVFQSSEIYDGLAAVYDYGPNGVELKNNLKRLWWEAMTQLNGNVVGIDAAIFMDPRTWEASGHIAGFNDPLIDNLDSKKRYRADVLLEEKAAEYENAGDPARGAALTAEMGRLLTANDLAGVRELIINEKILCPVSKTGNWTEVRQFNLMFSTQGSAVDSDAPPVYLRPETAQGIFVNFLNVQKSARMKIPFGIAQIGKAFRNEIVARQFIFRMREFEQMEMQFFVRPGTEGEWYDTWKASRRKFHEALGLPATKLRFHDHDKLAHYAKAAVDIEYEFPFGFKEMEGIHSRGDFDLTQHQNLSRKKQQYFDADIDPATGKAYGNYVPFVVETSVGADRLFLATLCNAYQEETITEGEGDAQTTKTRTVLKLHPAVAPVKAAIFPLVRKDGMPEKAQEIFDALKFDFRLVMEERDAIGKRYTRQDLIGTPFCIVVDGQTLEDETVTVRHRDSREQTRMPISELRAYIGDAVSFRRIFEQL, from the coding sequence ATGAACCCAGCAATCGAAACCACCCAGCTTAAGGATATTGTGGCCCACGCCAAGGAATACGGCTTCGTGTTCCAGTCATCGGAAATCTACGACGGCCTGGCCGCCGTGTACGACTACGGCCCCAACGGCGTGGAGCTGAAAAATAACCTCAAGCGCCTGTGGTGGGAAGCCATGACCCAGCTGAATGGCAACGTGGTGGGCATCGACGCCGCTATTTTCATGGACCCGCGCACCTGGGAAGCCAGCGGCCACATCGCCGGTTTCAACGACCCGCTGATTGACAACCTCGACAGCAAAAAGCGCTACCGCGCCGACGTGCTGCTCGAAGAAAAAGCCGCCGAGTACGAAAACGCCGGCGACCCCGCCCGCGGCGCGGCGCTGACCGCCGAAATGGGCCGCCTACTCACGGCCAACGACCTGGCCGGCGTGCGCGAACTCATCATCAATGAGAAAATTCTCTGCCCCGTCTCCAAAACCGGCAACTGGACCGAAGTGCGCCAGTTCAACCTGATGTTCTCGACCCAAGGCTCGGCCGTGGACTCGGACGCGCCGCCCGTGTACCTGCGCCCCGAAACGGCCCAGGGCATTTTCGTGAACTTCCTGAACGTGCAGAAATCGGCCCGCATGAAGATTCCGTTCGGCATTGCCCAGATTGGCAAGGCTTTCCGGAACGAGATTGTGGCCCGGCAGTTCATCTTCCGGATGCGAGAATTTGAGCAGATGGAGATGCAATTCTTCGTGCGCCCCGGCACCGAAGGCGAGTGGTACGACACTTGGAAAGCTTCGCGCCGCAAGTTTCACGAGGCGCTGGGCCTGCCCGCTACCAAGCTGCGCTTCCACGACCACGACAAGCTGGCCCACTACGCCAAGGCCGCCGTGGACATCGAGTACGAATTCCCCTTCGGCTTCAAGGAGATGGAAGGCATTCACTCGCGCGGCGATTTCGACCTGACCCAGCACCAGAACCTGAGCCGCAAAAAGCAGCAGTATTTCGACGCCGACATCGACCCCGCCACCGGCAAGGCCTACGGCAACTACGTGCCCTTTGTGGTGGAAACCTCGGTGGGTGCCGACCGCCTGTTCCTGGCCACGCTCTGCAACGCCTACCAGGAGGAAACAATCACGGAAGGGGAGGGCGACGCCCAGACCACCAAAACCCGCACCGTGCTGAAGCTGCACCCTGCCGTGGCCCCCGTGAAAGCCGCCATCTTCCCACTGGTGCGCAAAGACGGCATGCCCGAGAAAGCCCAGGAAATCTTCGATGCCCTGAAGTTCGATTTCCGCCTGGTAATGGAGGAGCGCGACGCCATTGGCAAGCGCTACACCCGCCAGGACCTCATCGGCACGCCTTTCTGCATCGTGGTCGATGGCCAGACCTTGGAAGACGAAACCGTAACCGTGCGCCACCGCGACTCGCGCGAGCAAACCCGCATGCCAATTTCGGAGCTGCGCGCCTACATCGGCGATGCCGTGAGCTTCCGCCGCATCTTCGAGCAGCTGTAA
- a CDS encoding DUF433 domain-containing protein yields MLRYIHDRITVHPDLCGGRPTIRGHRLTVQQVLESLTAGDTPAEILEDFDFLEPEDITACQQFALKIALEALRQRTYLPAAA; encoded by the coding sequence ATGCTCCGCTATATCCACGACCGCATCACCGTTCATCCTGATTTGTGCGGGGGGCGACCCACTATTCGGGGCCACCGCCTCACGGTGCAGCAGGTATTAGAATCGTTGACAGCGGGCGATACGCCAGCGGAAATTCTGGAGGACTTCGATTTTTTAGAGCCGGAAGATATTACTGCCTGCCAGCAGTTTGCGCTTAAAATTGCTTTGGAAGCCCTGCGCCAGCGCACGTACCTGCCCGCGGCTGCTTAG
- a CDS encoding DUF5615 family PIN-like protein encodes MAEFLIDANLPKRMAFWHDGSCEIVPDTQWHDSRIWRYARQHGLTVVPRDADFERLALLEGPPVVILLCVGMANWREIWQILNQ; translated from the coding sequence ATGGCCGAGTTTCTGATTGATGCCAATCTGCCCAAACGAATGGCTTTCTGGCACGACGGCTCGTGCGAAATAGTGCCCGATACGCAGTGGCATGATTCCCGTATTTGGCGCTACGCCCGGCAGCACGGGCTAACAGTAGTGCCCCGAGATGCCGACTTTGAGCGGCTGGCGCTGCTGGAAGGGCCACCGGTTGTTATTCTGTTATGTGTGGGTATGGCGAATTGGCGGGAAATCTGGCAGATTCTAAACCAGTAG
- a CDS encoding efflux RND transporter permease subunit produces the protein MWEQLALFIIRFRLSLVAILAAITVFMAYKAKDVEMTYDFAQVVSEKDPDMLYFRQFKRTFGEDGNVLVVGLQDSSIYKLGNFNEFRQLTDTLAKIEGVNGVLSVSKLLNITKDTANNSFKAAPIFKNPPRSQKELDSLMRVVNRVEFYKGQLISPNTGATLLALTMDSKYLNSSKRQAVMNKILGFSGQFEKKTGIKLHYAGLPYVRSTMTSKVAGEMKFFTILAMIVTGITLLAFFRTWSAVVFPLIVVGITVVWCIGSIVLLGFKINLLTGLIPSIIIVIGIPNCTYLLSRYHYDYRKSGNQMLAMTRVMRKIGLVTLMNNTTTAVGFIVFAFTDIAILYQFGLVATINIFAAFIISFILIPAAFTYLPPPTAKQLEHLDAAPLTKLLEFFDHLVLDRRGTVYIAALVLVAGAAIGISRIESVSYMVDDLPKKSSVNSDLAFFESHFNGVMPLEFEVDTHKKRGLLKLKNLEKIDQFEKYLRTQPELSPPVSLVTFLKATTQAFYNGDPKFFRLPDNSEKNFILSALANSKGNATGAGMNSKLLRSFADSTGQKARISLKIADIGSQNLDTLMNTKIIPEMNRIFKGTGMDIRPTGTTIIFTKGNEYVIHTLRDSLFMAFGLVGLVVLLLFRSFKTVLFALIPNAVTLILTAGIMGYFNIALKPSTALIFVIALGIDGDNSIHLLAKFRQEMALNGNRVREAVSVTLSEAGTSMIYTSIVLFVGFSIFAFSEFGGTKALGMLMSASLLITNFSNLILLPSLLVTFEHGKGGDMDTNALIRHYDESYHEEDDDIDLNLKNMQKAAEYEGDYTI, from the coding sequence ATGTGGGAACAGCTCGCCTTATTCATCATCCGATTCCGTCTGTCGCTGGTCGCGATACTAGCTGCCATCACCGTCTTCATGGCCTACAAGGCCAAGGACGTGGAAATGACCTACGACTTCGCCCAGGTAGTGAGCGAGAAGGACCCGGATATGCTCTATTTCCGGCAGTTCAAGCGCACCTTTGGCGAAGATGGTAATGTGCTGGTTGTCGGCCTGCAGGACAGTTCTATCTACAAGCTCGGCAACTTCAACGAGTTCCGGCAGCTGACCGATACCCTCGCCAAAATAGAGGGCGTGAACGGCGTGCTCAGTGTGAGTAAGCTCCTGAATATTACCAAAGACACGGCAAACAACAGCTTCAAGGCCGCGCCCATCTTCAAAAACCCGCCCCGCAGCCAGAAGGAGCTCGACAGCCTGATGCGGGTGGTAAACAGGGTGGAGTTCTACAAAGGTCAACTCATCAGCCCCAATACCGGGGCCACGCTGCTGGCCCTCACCATGGACTCGAAGTACCTGAACTCCTCGAAGCGCCAGGCGGTGATGAACAAGATTCTGGGCTTTTCCGGGCAGTTTGAGAAGAAAACGGGTATCAAGCTGCACTACGCCGGCCTGCCCTACGTTCGCTCTACTATGACCAGCAAGGTGGCCGGGGAAATGAAATTCTTCACCATTCTGGCCATGATTGTGACCGGGATTACGCTGCTGGCCTTCTTCCGAACGTGGTCGGCGGTGGTGTTTCCGCTCATTGTGGTGGGTATTACGGTGGTGTGGTGCATTGGCTCGATTGTGCTGCTGGGCTTCAAAATCAACCTGCTCACGGGCCTGATTCCGAGTATTATCATCGTTATCGGCATTCCGAACTGCACCTACTTGCTGAGTCGCTACCACTATGACTACCGCAAATCGGGCAACCAGATGCTGGCCATGACGCGGGTAATGCGCAAAATCGGCCTCGTGACCCTGATGAACAATACGACCACCGCCGTGGGCTTCATCGTGTTTGCTTTCACCGACATTGCCATTCTCTACCAGTTTGGCCTGGTGGCTACCATCAATATTTTCGCGGCCTTCATCATCAGCTTTATTCTGATTCCGGCCGCTTTCACCTACCTGCCGCCTCCTACCGCCAAGCAGCTGGAGCACCTCGACGCCGCGCCCCTCACCAAGCTGCTGGAGTTTTTCGACCACCTCGTGCTCGACCGGCGCGGCACGGTCTACATCGCGGCGCTGGTGCTGGTGGCAGGGGCCGCCATTGGCATTTCGCGCATCGAGTCGGTGTCGTACATGGTGGATGACCTGCCCAAGAAAAGCTCGGTGAATTCCGATCTGGCCTTCTTCGAAAGCCATTTCAACGGCGTAATGCCGCTGGAATTTGAAGTCGATACCCACAAGAAGCGCGGCCTGCTGAAGCTTAAAAATCTGGAGAAAATCGACCAGTTCGAGAAGTACCTGCGTACCCAGCCAGAGCTGTCGCCGCCGGTCAGCCTGGTTACCTTCCTCAAGGCCACCACCCAGGCCTTCTACAACGGCGACCCCAAGTTCTTCCGCCTGCCCGATAACTCGGAGAAAAACTTCATCCTCAGCGCCCTGGCCAATTCCAAAGGCAACGCCACGGGCGCGGGCATGAACAGCAAGCTCCTGCGCTCCTTCGCCGACAGCACCGGTCAGAAGGCCCGTATCAGCCTGAAAATCGCCGACATCGGTTCCCAGAACCTGGACACGCTGATGAACACGAAAATCATCCCGGAGATGAACCGCATCTTTAAAGGGACGGGCATGGATATCCGGCCTACGGGCACGACCATCATCTTCACCAAGGGCAACGAATACGTCATTCACACCCTGCGCGACAGCTTGTTTATGGCCTTCGGGCTAGTAGGTCTGGTGGTGTTGCTGCTGTTCCGTTCCTTCAAAACGGTTCTTTTCGCCCTCATCCCCAATGCCGTGACGCTGATTCTCACGGCCGGCATCATGGGCTATTTCAACATCGCGCTCAAACCCAGCACAGCCCTCATTTTCGTCATTGCGCTGGGCATTGATGGGGATAACTCCATCCATTTGCTGGCCAAATTCCGCCAGGAAATGGCCCTGAACGGCAACCGCGTGCGCGAAGCTGTGTCAGTAACGCTAAGCGAGGCGGGCACCAGCATGATTTACACGAGCATCGTGCTGTTCGTGGGTTTCAGCATCTTCGCCTTCAGCGAATTCGGCGGCACCAAAGCCTTGGGAATGTTGATGTCGGCTTCGCTGTTGATAACCAACTTCTCCAACCTAATTCTGCTGCCCTCGCTGCTCGTCACCTTCGAGCACGGCAAGGGCGGCGATATGGATACCAACGCCCTCATCCGGCACTACGACGAGTCGTATCACGAAGAAGACGATGACATCGATTTGAACCTGAAAAACATGCAAAAAGCCGCCGAGTACGAAGGCGACTACACCATCTAG